A genomic window from Sphingobacterium sp. BN32 includes:
- a CDS encoding tetratricopeptide repeat protein, which translates to MEGRLTQLQEFLKESPNDPFLKYALTMEYVKLGEEDQALAGFEDLLSAHEDYVGTYYHFGKFLESKHDQDRAIEIYEKGIQIAQQKRNFHALGELRNAHLAATGLLDEDE; encoded by the coding sequence ATGGAAGGTAGATTAACACAATTGCAAGAGTTTTTGAAGGAGAGTCCAAATGATCCTTTTTTGAAATATGCTTTAACGATGGAATACGTGAAGTTAGGGGAGGAGGATCAAGCGCTAGCTGGTTTTGAGGATTTGCTTTCGGCGCATGAAGATTACGTAGGTACCTATTACCATTTCGGAAAATTTTTAGAGTCTAAACACGATCAAGATCGCGCGATTGAAATTTATGAAAAAGGCATACAGATTGCCCAACAGAAGCGCAATTTCCATGCTTTGGGCGAACTTCGGAACGCTCATCTGGCGGCTACTGGTTTGCTCGACGAAGATGAATAA
- a CDS encoding copper resistance protein NlpE, producing the protein MQKLSYILIVVIGLIFAISCINNKTNVNQLPASEDNALKGIGLLGTYEGNLPCADCTMISTLLSLDKNKNYHLRYVYVGKSEEVFERTGKWQVDKDILSLENVDYNYKILDNQLNQLDLSGKEIKGDLADKYTLMKIK; encoded by the coding sequence ATGCAAAAGTTATCTTACATATTAATCGTAGTCATAGGACTGATATTTGCCATAAGTTGTATAAACAACAAGACGAATGTCAATCAGTTGCCTGCGTCTGAAGACAACGCGCTGAAGGGAATCGGCTTGTTAGGGACTTACGAAGGTAACTTACCATGTGCCGATTGTACGATGATTAGTACATTGCTGAGCCTTGACAAAAATAAAAACTACCATTTACGTTATGTGTATGTTGGAAAGAGCGAGGAAGTGTTTGAGCGTACTGGTAAATGGCAGGTTGATAAAGATATCTTGTCATTAGAAAATGTAGACTACAATTACAAAATTCTCGATAATCAATTGAATCAGTTGGATTTGTCAGGGAAAGAGATCAAAGGCGATCTTGCTGATAAATATACGTTGATGAAGATTAAGTAA
- a CDS encoding electron transfer flavoprotein subunit alpha/FixB family protein, whose product MAILVYIENTEGVLKKSAFEVASYAKAIADQKGDTVVALSIGNVADAELEKLGKYGVSKVLNASQDNLKNFVNKAYASIIASAAKQEQASIVVLSNSFSGKGLAPRVAAKLDAGLADGAINLPTWNGDSLEVKKTAFSNKAFATEVISSANKVIALNPNAFELKEAATSSEIVAFTPDVNANDFAVMVKDIVRATDKVSLPEAEIVVSAGRGMKGPENWAMIEELADVLGAATACSKPVSDAGWRPHSEHVGQTGIVVSPNLYIAIGISGAIQHLAGVSSSKTIVVINKDPEAPFFKVADYGIVGDAFEIVPKLTEAIKNLKHN is encoded by the coding sequence ATGGCAATATTAGTTTATATAGAAAATACAGAAGGCGTTCTTAAGAAATCAGCATTTGAGGTTGCATCCTATGCAAAAGCAATTGCTGATCAAAAAGGAGATACCGTAGTCGCTCTTTCCATCGGAAATGTAGCGGATGCCGAATTAGAGAAATTAGGCAAGTACGGGGTTTCTAAAGTATTGAACGCTAGTCAAGATAATTTAAAGAACTTCGTAAATAAAGCCTACGCTTCGATTATCGCTTCAGCAGCGAAGCAAGAGCAGGCTTCTATCGTTGTTCTTTCCAATTCGTTCAGCGGTAAAGGATTGGCACCGCGCGTAGCAGCGAAGTTAGACGCAGGTCTGGCGGATGGCGCAATCAACCTACCGACCTGGAATGGCGACAGCCTGGAAGTGAAGAAAACAGCTTTCTCGAACAAAGCATTTGCGACGGAAGTCATTTCTTCTGCCAACAAGGTAATCGCATTAAATCCAAATGCTTTCGAATTAAAAGAAGCAGCAACGAGCTCAGAAATCGTAGCCTTTACGCCAGACGTTAATGCGAACGACTTTGCAGTAATGGTAAAAGACATCGTACGTGCAACCGACAAAGTTTCTCTTCCAGAAGCAGAAATCGTTGTATCAGCAGGCCGCGGGATGAAAGGTCCGGAGAACTGGGCGATGATCGAAGAGCTAGCAGATGTGTTAGGTGCTGCTACAGCATGTTCTAAACCAGTTTCTGACGCCGGATGGCGCCCGCACTCGGAGCACGTTGGACAAACTGGTATTGTGGTAAGCCCGAACCTATACATCGCTATCGGTATCTCTGGCGCTATCCAACACTTGGCGGGCGTGAGCTCGTCTAAAACTATCGTCGTTATCAACAAAGATCCCGAAGCGCCATTCTTTAAAGTGGCAGACTACGGCATCGTGGGCGACGCGTTTGAGATTGTTCCTAAACTAACGGAAGCAATCAAAAACTTAAAACACAACTAG
- a CDS encoding nucleoside permease produces MSIKLRLTIMNFLQFFVWGAWLITIANYWFGTKQWDGTQFGAIFSTMGIASLFMPTLMGIIADRWVNAERLYIGLHFLYAVCLIYLAQVQDPGGFFNVMLLAMCCYMPTLALSNSIAYTALTQGNYDLIKAFPPIRVWGTVGFIAAMWITNLTGSKATEGQFYIAAGGSVLLSVYSFFNLPKCPPQHHLKENASLAQMLGLEAFKLFGNFKMAMFFIFSMFLGAALQLTNAYGDVFLDEFKFFPKWADSFVVEYSTIIMSISQISETLFILAIPFFLKRFGIKQVMLIAMVAWVLRFALFAYGDPSAGLWMIILSCIVYGMAFDFFNISGSLFVETTTNNQIRSSAQGLFMMMTNGFGAVLGSRVSGWVIDKYYTLSFNDTSSLASFLDTTPDNQSLLNFIGSRGVEITNGVFDKVIHLKDWQHIWIAFALYTLVVAILFAILFRHKHQADTPVKH; encoded by the coding sequence ATGTCTATTAAACTTAGGTTGACCATAATGAACTTCCTGCAATTCTTTGTGTGGGGAGCCTGGTTAATCACTATTGCCAACTACTGGTTTGGCACTAAACAATGGGACGGAACACAATTTGGCGCAATCTTTTCAACCATGGGGATCGCATCGCTTTTCATGCCGACCCTAATGGGAATCATTGCCGATCGTTGGGTAAATGCCGAGCGATTGTATATAGGTCTACACTTCCTCTATGCAGTCTGCTTAATCTACCTCGCACAGGTGCAAGACCCCGGAGGTTTTTTTAATGTGATGCTCTTGGCCATGTGCTGTTACATGCCAACCCTCGCATTATCCAACTCCATCGCCTATACTGCGCTTACGCAGGGCAATTACGACCTCATCAAAGCCTTCCCTCCTATCCGTGTTTGGGGAACCGTAGGCTTTATCGCAGCCATGTGGATCACCAACCTGACGGGCAGCAAAGCAACCGAAGGTCAGTTTTATATAGCCGCAGGTGGATCTGTCCTCCTCAGCGTTTATTCCTTTTTCAACCTACCTAAGTGTCCTCCGCAACATCATCTGAAAGAAAATGCTAGTCTAGCGCAAATGCTCGGACTGGAAGCCTTTAAATTGTTTGGCAATTTTAAGATGGCTATGTTCTTTATCTTTTCGATGTTCCTGGGTGCAGCCTTACAGTTAACCAATGCCTATGGTGATGTATTCTTAGATGAATTTAAGTTCTTCCCGAAATGGGCGGATTCTTTCGTTGTCGAATACTCCACCATCATCATGTCGATCTCGCAGATTTCCGAGACCCTATTTATCCTCGCTATCCCTTTCTTCCTGAAAAGATTTGGTATCAAGCAGGTCATGCTAATTGCCATGGTCGCTTGGGTATTGCGTTTCGCATTATTTGCATACGGAGATCCATCCGCCGGCTTATGGATGATCATCCTTTCCTGTATCGTCTATGGTATGGCATTTGACTTTTTCAATATCTCCGGATCCCTATTTGTCGAAACCACGACGAACAACCAGATTCGCTCATCAGCGCAAGGTTTATTTATGATGATGACCAATGGTTTTGGCGCTGTACTAGGTTCTCGTGTGTCGGGATGGGTGATCGACAAGTATTACACCCTTTCTTTCAACGATACAAGCTCGCTGGCGAGCTTTTTAGATACAACCCCAGACAACCAATCACTATTGAATTTTATTGGCTCTCGCGGCGTAGAAATAACAAATGGTGTGTTTGATAAAGTGATCCATCTAAAAGATTGGCAACATATCTGGATTGCTTTTGCCCTGTACACGCTTGTTGTAGCGATTTTGTTCGCTATCCTCTTCAGACATAAACATCAAGCAGATACCCCTGTTAAACACTAA
- a CDS encoding electron transfer flavoprotein subunit beta/FixA family protein — translation MKILVCISNVPDTTSKITFTNDNTVFNTAGIQYIINPYDEIALSKAVELAEGGKGTVTVINVGDASTEPTIRKALAIGADDAVRVNAQPRDAWFVANQIANYAKGQGFDLILTGRESIDYNGAQVAALLGELLDLPSISIAKKVDIQGNEATVDREIEGGKEVLSVSLPVVIGTAEGVAEPKIPNMRGIMGARTKPLQVVEPIEVAELASIARYESPAPRGTVKLVEDVDQLVQLLHGEAKVI, via the coding sequence ATGAAGATATTAGTATGTATTAGTAATGTCCCAGATACGACATCGAAAATAACGTTTACCAATGATAACACCGTATTCAATACTGCGGGTATCCAGTACATCATCAACCCTTACGACGAAATCGCACTTTCTAAAGCTGTAGAGCTTGCTGAAGGCGGAAAAGGAACCGTAACGGTAATTAACGTAGGCGATGCTTCAACTGAACCTACCATCCGTAAAGCCCTAGCTATCGGTGCTGATGATGCAGTACGTGTAAATGCACAGCCTCGCGATGCTTGGTTCGTAGCAAATCAGATTGCAAACTACGCAAAAGGCCAAGGATTTGATTTAATCCTAACGGGCCGCGAATCTATAGATTACAATGGTGCACAGGTAGCTGCTTTATTGGGCGAGCTATTAGACCTGCCATCAATTTCCATCGCGAAGAAAGTTGATATTCAAGGAAACGAAGCAACAGTAGACCGCGAAATTGAAGGCGGTAAAGAAGTGTTATCTGTTTCGTTGCCAGTCGTTATCGGAACTGCAGAAGGCGTGGCGGAACCAAAGATCCCGAATATGCGTGGTATTATGGGTGCTCGCACGAAACCTTTACAGGTGGTAGAACCTATTGAAGTGGCAGAACTTGCTTCGATTGCTCGTTATGAAAGCCCTGCTCCGCGTGGAACAGTGAAATTAGTAGAAGATGTTGATCAACTTGTTCAATTACTTCACGGAGAAGCTAAAGTTATCTAA
- a CDS encoding cysteine desulfurase family protein, whose amino-acid sequence MHVYFDNAATTALDKAVIDVMVQTMNDNFGNPSSIHAHGRETKTIVERARRTVAKLLNASPAEIFFTSGGTEADNMAIVRAIEAYGITHAISSPIEHHAVLHTLEEMQKDGKIQLDFLRLDQKGNIDLSHLEELLAKNPRTFVSIMHANNELGNLTDIQKVSEICEQYNAVFHSDTVQTMGHYVHDLSKLKIDFITAAAHKFHGPKGVGFLYINSRNKIKPLIHGGAQERNMRGGTENVYGIVGLAKAMEIAYEEMEAHQQQIQALKDYMKEQLVQHIPDVTFNGETDANKSLYTVLNVSLPCTDMGDMLLFNLDIKGVSASGGSACSSGSDIGSHVLRGIGADPSRPSVRFSFCKTNTKEEVDFVVQVLKEICTKH is encoded by the coding sequence ATGCACGTATATTTTGATAATGCCGCTACAACTGCTTTAGACAAAGCAGTTATCGACGTAATGGTACAAACAATGAACGATAATTTTGGAAACCCCTCTTCCATCCATGCGCATGGCAGAGAGACCAAAACAATCGTTGAGAGAGCTAGAAGAACCGTAGCTAAATTATTAAATGCTTCTCCCGCTGAAATATTCTTTACCTCCGGCGGAACGGAAGCCGACAACATGGCGATCGTTCGTGCGATTGAAGCCTATGGAATTACACACGCCATATCCTCTCCTATTGAGCACCATGCTGTGCTACATACCTTGGAAGAGATGCAGAAAGACGGAAAAATCCAATTGGATTTCCTACGTCTTGATCAGAAAGGAAACATCGATTTATCCCACTTAGAAGAGTTGCTTGCAAAGAACCCGAGAACATTTGTTTCCATCATGCATGCCAATAACGAGCTTGGCAATCTCACCGACATTCAGAAAGTAAGTGAAATCTGCGAACAATACAATGCTGTTTTTCATTCGGACACCGTGCAAACGATGGGGCATTATGTTCATGATTTATCGAAGTTAAAAATCGACTTTATTACCGCTGCGGCACATAAGTTCCACGGACCGAAAGGCGTTGGTTTTTTATATATCAACAGCAGAAACAAAATAAAACCTTTGATCCACGGTGGTGCGCAAGAGCGCAATATGCGTGGTGGTACTGAGAATGTCTATGGCATCGTTGGTCTTGCAAAAGCAATGGAAATTGCATACGAAGAGATGGAAGCTCATCAACAACAGATCCAAGCATTGAAAGACTACATGAAAGAACAACTGGTTCAACATATTCCAGATGTGACGTTCAACGGAGAAACGGATGCCAACAAATCTTTGTATACGGTATTAAACGTTTCCCTGCCTTGCACGGATATGGGTGATATGTTGTTATTCAATCTGGATATCAAAGGTGTATCCGCGTCGGGTGGTTCTGCATGTAGCTCCGGATCAGACATCGGTTCTCACGTATTACGTGGAATTGGAGCAGACCCTAGTCGTCCATCTGTACGCTTTTCATTCTGCAAAACCAACACAAAAGAGGAAGTGGACTTCGTCGTGCAAGTGCTGAAGGAAATTTGCACAAAACACTAA
- the rsmI gene encoding 16S rRNA (cytidine(1402)-2'-O)-methyltransferase: MLYIVPTPIGNLEDMTFRAINVLKQVDIILAEDTRTSAPLLKHFGIEKKVFAHHQHNEHKAVSEIIRLMKEGQQIALISDAGTPAISDPGFLLVRESIKEGLEVQCLPGATAFVPALVNSGLPNDRFCFEGFLPVKKGRQTRLKALAEEKRTMIFYESPHRILKTIEEFMLVFGEERQASLSREISKLYEETVRGTLTELKQHFEQNPIKGEFVFCVAGAE; encoded by the coding sequence ATGTTATATATAGTCCCTACACCGATTGGAAACTTGGAAGATATGACTTTCAGGGCTATCAACGTCTTAAAACAGGTCGATATCATACTGGCCGAAGATACTCGAACAAGTGCTCCTTTATTAAAGCACTTTGGCATTGAGAAGAAGGTATTTGCTCACCACCAACATAACGAACATAAAGCTGTATCAGAGATCATCCGACTGATGAAAGAAGGACAACAAATTGCCTTAATCTCTGATGCTGGCACCCCAGCAATCTCAGACCCAGGCTTCCTATTGGTTCGCGAAAGCATAAAAGAGGGGTTGGAAGTACAATGCCTACCGGGCGCCACAGCTTTCGTTCCAGCGCTGGTGAACTCGGGACTTCCTAATGACCGCTTCTGTTTTGAAGGATTTCTTCCTGTTAAAAAAGGTAGACAAACACGCCTTAAAGCATTGGCGGAAGAAAAGAGAACCATGATATTCTACGAGTCACCTCATAGAATATTGAAAACCATCGAAGAGTTTATGCTGGTGTTCGGTGAAGAGCGTCAGGCTTCTTTGTCTCGCGAGATCAGTAAGCTCTACGAGGAGACTGTTCGTGGAACATTGACCGAATTGAAACAACATTTTGAACAAAACCCTATCAAAGGCGAATTTGTATTTTGTGTCGCTGGGGCAGAATAA
- a CDS encoding bifunctional nuclease family protein codes for MKKIKLDIVGLSYSQTQSGAYALVLGEVAGNRRLPVIIGGFEAQSIAVEIEKMTPSRPLTHDLFKAFADTFNIKLEEVLIYNLVDGIFFAKLICNDGDKTVEIDARTSDAVALAVRFESPIYTYDFIMNTAGIVIEGNDFAFLENIENVGSYKQTETTTPEAEPTPEPKEPAKNKPSPYASLTMEQLEKTLEKAIENEQYETAAKIRDEIEKRKS; via the coding sequence ATGAAGAAAATCAAGTTAGATATTGTAGGATTATCGTATAGCCAAACACAATCTGGAGCCTATGCGCTAGTGTTGGGGGAAGTAGCAGGAAACCGTAGACTACCTGTCATTATCGGAGGATTCGAAGCGCAGTCTATCGCTGTCGAAATCGAAAAAATGACGCCGAGCAGGCCATTGACACATGATTTATTCAAAGCATTTGCTGATACATTCAACATCAAATTGGAAGAAGTATTGATCTACAACCTCGTAGACGGAATATTTTTCGCCAAATTAATCTGCAATGATGGCGATAAGACCGTAGAGATAGATGCCCGCACCTCAGATGCTGTTGCATTGGCGGTACGCTTCGAAAGCCCAATCTACACCTATGATTTCATCATGAATACCGCCGGAATCGTGATCGAAGGCAATGATTTTGCATTCCTGGAGAATATCGAAAACGTCGGATCGTACAAACAAACGGAAACAACGACTCCCGAGGCTGAGCCAACGCCAGAACCAAAAGAGCCCGCAAAAAACAAACCCTCTCCATATGCATCACTCACGATGGAACAACTGGAGAAAACCCTAGAGAAAGCGATTGAGAACGAACAGTACGAAACCGCAGCCAAAATCAGGGACGAAATTGAGAAACGAAAATCTTAA
- a CDS encoding PH domain-containing protein → MENYQIDKYIQDGQDPKVVEKIHGKILDMLTPGESINYIALQKKPAVTLLPDSITVSNKRLFLCEFTKLGLATNFEIFAWQEVKDIAFKEEIFGSKVTVIPFTGENLTIDYIPKTQARKLYQLIKAALDNLQNQKQEPKESKIVIENKPVYGSPTPAPKPEVEKAFVPTASEEAQPSAIEEKREERPIPAPTLNETFQRQEQRPSSFQSPSSPTPSYAAAAPKAEEEDEITQKLKKLKTLYDKQLITQAEYETKKAEILSTL, encoded by the coding sequence ATGGAAAATTACCAAATTGATAAGTACATACAAGACGGCCAAGATCCGAAAGTAGTAGAAAAGATTCATGGAAAGATTCTCGACATGCTAACACCTGGCGAATCGATCAATTATATTGCTTTGCAAAAGAAACCAGCTGTTACGTTATTGCCTGATAGTATCACGGTGAGTAATAAACGTCTCTTCCTTTGCGAATTCACTAAGTTAGGTTTGGCAACAAACTTCGAAATATTTGCATGGCAAGAAGTGAAAGACATCGCATTTAAAGAAGAAATATTCGGATCTAAAGTTACGGTAATTCCTTTCACGGGGGAGAATCTGACCATAGATTACATTCCTAAAACACAGGCTCGCAAGCTATATCAATTAATCAAAGCCGCTTTAGATAACCTTCAAAATCAAAAGCAAGAGCCTAAGGAGAGTAAGATTGTGATTGAAAATAAACCAGTATATGGTTCCCCTACTCCAGCTCCTAAGCCAGAAGTAGAAAAAGCTTTCGTACCTACAGCATCTGAAGAAGCGCAACCCAGCGCCATAGAAGAAAAGAGAGAGGAAAGACCGATCCCTGCACCGACATTGAACGAGACCTTCCAAAGACAGGAGCAGCGCCCGAGCAGCTTTCAATCGCCCTCTAGTCCAACTCCATCTTACGCTGCTGCAGCGCCAAAAGCTGAAGAGGAAGATGAGATCACGCAGAAACTAAAAAAGCTTAAAACACTTTACGACAAACAACTGATCACACAGGCAGAATACGAAACTAAAAAAGCGGAGATCTTAAGCACACTATAA
- a CDS encoding thioesterase family protein yields the protein MENKVFYEGQVLWSQIDANVHLRHSAYADFCAQARSNMLNQLGLSLAEFSKMKIGPILFREELNYHREISLDEYIKVTVEISKFNRKNSRFSFRHEIFKQNGVRAAVVVVDGAWMNLVERKLTAVPEAWLPVLDKIPRADDYVEVDE from the coding sequence ATGGAAAATAAAGTGTTTTATGAAGGCCAGGTTCTTTGGTCGCAGATTGATGCGAATGTTCATTTAAGACATTCCGCATATGCGGATTTCTGCGCACAAGCGCGAAGCAATATGCTCAACCAACTGGGGCTTTCGCTGGCAGAGTTCTCCAAAATGAAAATTGGTCCTATTCTGTTTCGCGAAGAGCTCAACTACCATCGTGAAATCAGTTTAGATGAATATATCAAGGTTACTGTGGAAATCAGCAAATTCAACCGCAAAAACTCTCGTTTTTCTTTTCGGCATGAGATTTTTAAGCAGAACGGTGTCAGAGCGGCAGTTGTGGTAGTGGATGGTGCGTGGATGAACTTAGTAGAACGCAAGCTAACAGCAGTCCCTGAGGCATGGCTCCCCGTATTAGATAAAATCCCTCGAGCGGATGATTACGTGGAAGTTGATGAATAG
- the lnt gene encoding apolipoprotein N-acyltransferase, with protein sequence MKSNYLLALLSTFLLWLAWPPIPYTAILLLVAFVPLLIAVEQTIRSDYKNKGRKVFALAFLTGVVWNTASIYWVYNAMNAFLDAMPSLLISLIPYTLAPLLMGLAFRLYYQMRKRNSILISFMGLISFWVAYEYLHQSWELSFPWMTLGNGFANSHQLVQWYSITGVYGGTLWIWLVNIALFLFVWQKRNKIEAYSNKILISTVAGLILIPSIASLIWYSQYEEHVNPSEIVTVQPNIDPFGKWGPITPEDQLKVLTDLSQKVAKLNTEFFIWPETAISDRNGINEEEFREYPQYQKVLQFLEPYHNGNVLSGIESYVLYADQRTPTAKPIGNMFYDSFNAGVLVDGSSKLQFYHKSKLVPGAELMPFGKALSLLKPFFAHFGGTTGGYGSQDKPSVFYSASGIGAAPVICYESIWGNYVAEYVKMGAQFIAVITNDGWWGDTSGKDQHLQYAKLRAIENRRWVVRSANTGISAFINQRGDIVQKSSWWVPTALSQEINLNENLTFYTRSGDLIVYLCLLTGLISIGLIFVRKRN encoded by the coding sequence ATGAAATCAAACTATCTGTTAGCTTTACTATCAACTTTCTTGTTGTGGCTGGCTTGGCCACCGATTCCCTACACCGCTATTCTTCTTTTAGTTGCCTTTGTGCCCTTACTTATCGCGGTGGAACAAACCATTCGTAGCGATTATAAAAACAAAGGTCGCAAAGTATTTGCATTAGCCTTCCTGACAGGAGTCGTTTGGAATACTGCCTCTATTTACTGGGTCTATAATGCCATGAACGCATTTTTAGATGCCATGCCGTCCTTGTTAATATCGCTCATCCCGTATACACTAGCACCATTGCTCATGGGACTTGCGTTCCGCCTTTACTATCAGATGCGGAAAAGAAACAGCATCCTGATTAGTTTTATGGGATTAATCTCTTTTTGGGTCGCTTATGAGTATCTACATCAATCCTGGGAGCTTTCTTTCCCTTGGATGACACTAGGCAACGGATTCGCAAATAGTCACCAATTAGTACAATGGTACAGTATCACCGGCGTTTATGGCGGTACACTTTGGATTTGGTTAGTAAATATCGCACTGTTCCTGTTCGTTTGGCAAAAGCGTAATAAGATCGAAGCGTACAGCAATAAAATCTTAATTAGTACGGTAGCAGGTTTAATCTTAATACCCTCTATTGCCTCCCTTATTTGGTACAGCCAATACGAGGAACATGTGAATCCGTCTGAAATCGTCACAGTACAACCTAATATCGATCCATTTGGAAAATGGGGTCCAATTACTCCGGAAGATCAGCTTAAGGTATTGACGGATCTTTCCCAAAAGGTCGCTAAACTGAATACCGAGTTTTTTATTTGGCCGGAAACCGCAATTTCCGACCGCAACGGCATCAATGAAGAGGAATTCAGAGAATATCCACAATACCAAAAAGTACTGCAATTCCTCGAACCATATCACAACGGTAATGTGTTATCAGGTATAGAGAGCTATGTTCTATACGCCGATCAGCGTACGCCGACTGCAAAACCTATCGGAAACATGTTTTACGATAGCTTCAATGCCGGCGTGTTGGTGGATGGAAGCAGCAAGCTGCAGTTCTATCACAAATCTAAGCTAGTTCCCGGAGCAGAACTGATGCCTTTTGGAAAGGCGTTAAGCCTTTTGAAACCCTTCTTCGCACACTTTGGAGGAACAACTGGTGGTTATGGAAGCCAAGACAAACCTAGCGTATTCTATTCCGCTAGTGGTATTGGTGCTGCGCCGGTTATTTGCTATGAATCGATCTGGGGCAATTACGTTGCTGAATATGTGAAAATGGGCGCCCAGTTCATTGCCGTGATCACCAATGATGGTTGGTGGGGAGATACCTCCGGAAAAGATCAGCACCTGCAATATGCGAAATTACGCGCGATTGAGAACCGTCGATGGGTCGTACGTTCGGCGAATACCGGTATCTCGGCATTCATTAACCAGCGTGGGGATATTGTGCAGAAATCATCTTGGTGGGTTCCAACTGCTCTTTCTCAAGAAATCAACTTGAACGAAAACTTAACATTTTATACGCGTTCGGGTGACCTCATCGTCTACCTCTGCCTCTTAACAGGTTTGATATCAATTGGTTTAATATTTGTCAGAAAACGAAATTAA